The following are encoded together in the uncultured Sphaerochaeta sp. genome:
- a CDS encoding PocR ligand-binding domain-containing protein, which yields MKRNSLEYLDMERVNALLEGFNQSTGFVTAILDLNGKILSKSGWRRICTEFHRINPLTGKRCTQSDTILAQNCKDHEMYHFYTCLNGLVDVAVPVIIKGEHVANLFSGQFFFEKPDLQFFKEQATHFGFDTASYLQALREVPVVSKDHVTKVMDFLLNMTQLISEMTLQRIEQIELNKALQKSEKALRESYERFRIAQDMSPDGFTIFQPVRDEQGNIVDFTWVYENAAIASLNGTDPEKVIGLHLLDLFPDHRNSKMFQMYQDVIISGKSQTMEIGYEREGKSKSIWLRLVVVPMTGNIAILAQDLTERKHAEERLQFQYDHDFLTNLYNRGYLERALIHLENEQYLPVSLIIADTNGLKLINDSFGHAIGDEVLRRTAKRLQHFAKPRDIVARYGGDEFIMVLPNTTRAEAEARLQEIESTEREAEQDSIQLSLAYGYDTRSILQETFAAVFKQAEDMMYRNKLYESSSTKNKTIKLVINSLFAKSDRESEHSKRVSALCEFIASKLKMSTIEIHRMRIAGLLHDIGKIGVPEHILNKPGTLSDHEWNVVKRHPETGFRILSASNEFIDISNTILEHHEHWDGTGYPRGISGNSISQQARIIAVADAFDAMTNSRSYKQPMEISEAIKEIDHCAGRHFDPTIARIFIDNYSEFNP from the coding sequence ATGAAGAGAAACAGTTTGGAATATCTCGATATGGAGCGGGTAAACGCCCTGCTTGAAGGGTTCAACCAATCCACGGGATTTGTTACTGCCATTCTTGACCTCAATGGAAAGATTCTCTCCAAATCTGGGTGGAGACGAATTTGTACAGAATTCCATCGCATCAATCCATTGACGGGCAAGAGGTGTACCCAAAGCGATACCATTCTTGCCCAAAATTGCAAGGATCATGAGATGTACCACTTCTACACCTGCCTGAATGGATTGGTGGATGTTGCCGTTCCGGTCATCATAAAAGGTGAGCATGTTGCGAATTTATTCTCCGGACAATTCTTCTTTGAAAAACCTGATTTACAGTTTTTCAAGGAACAGGCAACCCACTTTGGATTTGATACAGCATCATATCTACAAGCTCTCAGAGAGGTTCCGGTCGTCTCCAAGGATCATGTGACTAAAGTAATGGATTTCCTGCTCAACATGACCCAGCTGATCAGTGAGATGACACTCCAGAGAATTGAACAGATTGAATTGAACAAAGCCTTACAAAAGAGTGAAAAGGCGCTTAGAGAGAGTTATGAACGTTTCAGAATTGCACAAGATATGTCCCCTGATGGTTTTACCATCTTTCAGCCGGTACGCGATGAACAAGGAAACATAGTCGATTTTACCTGGGTGTATGAAAATGCTGCAATTGCATCTTTGAATGGCACTGACCCTGAAAAGGTAATTGGATTGCATTTGCTTGATCTGTTCCCAGATCATAGAAACAGCAAGATGTTTCAAATGTATCAAGATGTTATTATTTCAGGAAAAAGCCAGACAATGGAGATTGGTTATGAGCGTGAAGGAAAATCCAAATCGATATGGTTGAGATTAGTTGTCGTTCCCATGACAGGAAATATCGCTATCCTTGCACAAGACCTAACTGAACGCAAACATGCAGAAGAACGTCTGCAATTTCAATATGACCATGATTTCCTCACGAATCTTTATAACCGGGGTTACTTGGAAAGAGCATTGATACATCTGGAGAATGAGCAATATCTCCCCGTCTCCCTGATTATCGCAGATACTAATGGATTAAAGTTAATCAATGATTCCTTTGGGCATGCCATAGGAGATGAAGTATTGAGGAGAACTGCGAAACGTTTACAACATTTTGCAAAACCTCGAGATATTGTTGCTCGCTATGGCGGTGATGAATTCATCATGGTTCTACCAAATACCACCAGAGCTGAGGCGGAAGCCCGACTTCAGGAAATTGAATCTACTGAAAGAGAAGCTGAGCAGGACTCAATTCAATTATCCTTGGCCTATGGGTATGATACTCGTAGCATCCTGCAAGAAACTTTTGCGGCCGTCTTCAAACAAGCAGAAGATATGATGTATCGGAACAAACTGTACGAAAGTTCCAGCACCAAGAACAAAACCATCAAATTGGTCATCAATTCGCTATTTGCAAAAAGCGACCGGGAATCGGAACATTCCAAACGGGTAAGTGCACTATGTGAATTTATTGCCAGTAAGCTAAAAATGTCCACGATTGAGATTCACCGGATGAGAATCGCAGGACTTTTACATGATATTGGAAAAATTGGAGTACCTGAGCATATTCTTAACAAACCTGGAACATTATCTGATCATGAATGGAACGTGGTTAAGAGACATCCAGAAACTGGGTTTAGAATTTTGTCGGCTTCCAATGAATTCATAGATATTTCCAATACCATTCTCGAACATCATGAACACTGGGATGGAACAGGATACCCAAGGGGAATTTCTGGTAATTCGATTTCCCAGCAAGCTAGAATAATCGCTGTAGCTGATGCCTTTGATGCGATGACCAATTCACGCTCATATAAACAGCCAATGGAAATCTCAGAAGCTATCAAGGAAATCGACCATTGTGCCGGAAGACATTTTGATCCTACCATTGCTCGCATATTCATCGATAATTATAGCGAATTCAATCCGTAA
- a CDS encoding ABC transporter substrate-binding protein, which produces MKHIAEKVLLLSLALLLLCVPIFAAGTTERVDKPEITVGSKIDTEGALLGNMIVLMLENDGFRVIDKTQTGSTPIVRSAIIAGEIDIYPEYTGNAYYFFSGESEAELWKDFQAGYKKAAELDLEANNIVWLTPAPANNTWAISVRGDLAERQSLKTLEDLAAYVNAGGHFKLAASEEFVSSEAALPSFEKGYGFSLDESQLLVFAGGNTTLTEQAAASGQEQVNAAMAYGTDGQLAALGLKVLTDTKNIQPVYAPSPIIRSEVLEQSPQIAVILEPVFQSLDLETLQLLNSRIAVEGQPARMVAENYLKEKSFL; this is translated from the coding sequence ATGAAACACATTGCGGAAAAAGTACTCTTACTCTCATTGGCACTGTTACTGCTGTGCGTACCTATTTTCGCTGCAGGTACAACCGAGCGTGTTGACAAGCCAGAGATAACCGTGGGGTCCAAGATAGATACAGAAGGCGCCTTGCTGGGAAATATGATTGTACTTATGCTGGAAAACGATGGTTTTCGCGTTATCGACAAGACACAGACCGGCTCGACACCCATTGTCCGCTCTGCAATCATCGCTGGTGAAATCGATATCTACCCAGAATATACCGGTAATGCCTACTACTTCTTCTCTGGAGAGAGCGAAGCAGAGCTCTGGAAGGATTTCCAAGCTGGCTATAAGAAGGCTGCTGAACTCGACCTGGAAGCCAATAACATTGTCTGGCTCACCCCTGCTCCCGCTAACAACACGTGGGCAATCTCTGTTCGTGGCGATCTCGCTGAGAGGCAGTCACTAAAAACCTTGGAAGATCTTGCAGCCTATGTAAATGCTGGAGGACATTTCAAGCTTGCGGCAAGTGAAGAGTTTGTATCCAGTGAGGCAGCACTCCCCAGTTTTGAGAAGGGATACGGATTTTCTCTTGATGAAAGCCAGCTCTTAGTATTTGCAGGTGGGAACACAACCCTCACTGAGCAGGCAGCAGCCTCTGGTCAGGAACAGGTCAATGCTGCTATGGCATACGGAACCGATGGACAGCTTGCTGCCCTTGGATTGAAGGTCCTCACCGACACAAAGAACATCCAACCGGTCTATGCTCCCTCCCCGATCATCCGATCTGAAGTGCTTGAGCAAAGTCCACAAATTGCAGTGATTCTTGAACCCGTCTTCCAAAGTCTTGACCTTGAAACACTGCAGTTGCTCAACAGCAGGATTGCTGTTGAGGGACAACCAGCCAGAATGGTCGCTGAGAACTATCTCAAGGAAAAGTCGTTCTTGTAG